In Parus major isolate Abel chromosome 8, Parus_major1.1, whole genome shotgun sequence, a single window of DNA contains:
- the CCDC18 gene encoding coiled-coil domain-containing protein 18 isoform X1 → MLPMECSMWTCSKSDAHDDLLANVETLQNQLRRTEKNLQTVEKELSSTSEHYSHCFDEVIDVPLKDFVQPNYDCQGFSSLKKNCGRTSRQDFQRKSKSYSVSTTLGKTVEENEHLQEKLDALHEQNASLTSQNYYLKNRVETMNFELMQSKTKISYLEAALATHLVSIPKLKEQIVNLEAEVSAQDKILKDAEDRLDQNQKTAMEREHMLQRYQKGYKNLQIELIEQSKQERRAHQQRNEALLNVEEMTRAFTKCKAEITEKLERAKAEEVVLGERLISCEKEKEKLNEKCISYQKDLHILEEQLRQLKKENHNTKEEIKALEAKNMEMTVMLSQSDQKIIKLESELAEKEIVLKEKDALISENEELTALTAQQHNHLKLCRQEIEVSREELNILETIISQLSLSPSGEVKWHPFKQQLLSSSTEATSESCGESSKPLIADLSIKLAMKGAEIQKPGENLTICTGADHLANGNEGQENSRLCDLETEPVKLIRNAGERRKYQQLELISKQFEKVRQKFQKEVEKLRTKLIKADEENSALRTSMAQRTSQFQIIQEDLLKKASKTNSLEREIRKKSSQLSALEKQLEEKTIAYSTAAERNAELEQELMGKNRCIHELETTISEEHEKITSAFENEKLLHLEQHKEMERQIDLLQTQLETIHQQYIEQEKIISMLQQEVIQKQHHIESLDELLIGNREEMENQNIKKDQGLKMLESQLTEEKIKVRQLESALNVCKEEVALYLSQSQENKQMFENHLKERSEELHYLQKEIKIKGQNIQDMSEQNILLQQTLHHQQQMLQQETIRNGELEDNQIKLEKQVSNLEKELQKQKACAENKLRNVEEKLRLAAHEADLNTKKVDELNSTIRQMKLEMAQCKNELTGMEKAAVQLKQDGANKALQINQLDITLEEARSELNKKANEVNDFEDKLLQTETCHRKALQKIAELESALQNACGELKITLTQLQELQDALQNAQSSLEEKNIAIMDLTTELRYCKDEIEDKKQELLVMDQALKERNWELKQRVAQITQLDMTVHEHKGEMEQQIIQLQCNLQKSELEIKECNKQIESLEKKLQRSKDEIREKEFELLQRNQEINQLKKKK, encoded by the exons ATGTTACCAATGGAATGTAGTATGTGGACTTGCTCTAAAAGTGATGCTCACGACGACCTGCTCGCAAATGTAGAGACATTACAGAATCAGCTGaggagaactgaaaaaaatctacaaacTGTAGAAAAAGAGCTATCCAG TACAAGTGAACATTACAGCCACTGCTTCGATGAGGTGATAGACGTCCCTCTGAAGGACTTTGTACAGCCGAATTACGATTGTCAAGGATTTTCCAGCTTGAAGAAGAATTGTGGTAGAACATCTCGCCAggattttcaaagaaaatccaaa TCTTACTCAGTATCCACAACTTTGGGTAAAactgtggaagaaaatgaacatcTTCAGGAGAAGTTGGATGCCCTTCATGAGCAAAATGCATCTTTGACTTCTCAGAACTACTACCTAAAGAACAGAGTGGAAACAATGAACTTTGAATTGATGCAATCAAAAACAAAA atttcataCCTTGAGGCTGCTTTAGCTACACATTTAGTCAGCATTCCAAAGTTGAAAGAACAGATTGTAAATTTGGAAGCAGAAGTTTCAGCTCAAGATAAAATTCTGAA AGATGCAGAAGATAGACTAGatcaaaatcagaaaacagcAATGGAAAGAGAACACATGTTGCAAAGATATCAAAAGGGCTATAAAAATCTGCAAATTGAATTAATTGAACAAAGCAAGCAAGAAAGGAG AGCACATCAGCAAAGAAATGAAGCTTTGTTGAATGTGGAGGAGATGACAAGAGCTTTCACAAAGTGTAAAgcagaaataactgaaaaactAGAAAGG GCTAAAGCTGAAGAAGTAGTCTTGGGAGAACGTTTAATTagttgtgaaaaagaaaaagagaagttgaATGAGAAGTGTATCAGCTACCAAAAGGATCTACACATCCTAGAAGAGCAACTAAG acaattaaagaaagagaatcacaacacaaaagaagaaattaaagctCTAGAGGCAAAGAACATGGAAATGACAGTAATGCTGAGTCAGTCTGATCAGAAGATCATCAAGCTTGAGAGTGAActtgctgaaaaagaaatagtaCTTAAAGAGAAAGATGCTCTAATAAGTGAAAATGAAGAGCTGACAGCACTTACTGCACAGCAACATAACCACTTGAAATTATGTCGTCAAGAAATAGAGGTTTCAAGGGAAGAGCTCAATATACTAGAAACCATTATTTCTCAGTTGTCTTTAAGCCCATCTGGAGAG GTTAAATGGCACCCTTTCAAACAGCAGCTATTGAGTTCCTCAACAGAAGCTACCTCTGAATCTTGTGGTGAATCAAGTAAACCTTTGATTGCAGATCTAAG CATTAAACTGGCAATGAAAGGAGCAGAAATTCAAAAGCCTGGTGAAAACTTAACTATCTGTACTGGAGCTGATCATCTTGCGAATGGTAATGAAGGACAAGAAAACAGCAGGTTGTGTGACCTGGAAACAGAACCTGTCAAATTGATCAGAAATGCAGGAG agaggagaaaatatcAACAGTTGGAACTTATAAGCAAACAATTTGAAAAGGTGAGGCAAAAATTCCAGAAAGAGGTAGAGAAGCTACGCACTAAGCTGATAAAAGCAGATGAAGAGAATTCTGCCTTGAGGACCAGCATGGCTCAAAGAACCAGTCAGTTTCAAATCATACAAGAAGACCTATTGAAGAAGGCTTCAAAAACTAATAGCTTAGAGAGAGAA ataaGAAAGAAGTCTTCTCAGCTTTCTGCACTTGAGAAACAGTTGGAAGAAAAGACTATTGCTTATTccactgctgcagaaagaaacGCTGAGTTGGAACAGGAACTCATG ggaaaaaacagatgCATTCATGAGCTGGAAACGACTATCAGTGAAGAACATGAGAAAATaacttctgcttttgaaaatgaaaagttgcTTCACCTtgagcagcacaaagaaatgGAGAGACAGATTGACCTA CTTCAGACACAGCTGGAGACAATACATCAACAATACAttgaacaagagaaaataatatctATGTTACAACAAGAGGTTATACAGAAACAGCATCACATTGAATCATTGGATGAGCTGCTAATAGGAAATAGAGAG gaaatggaaaatcaaaatatcaaGAAAGATCAAGGATTGAAGATGCTGGAAAGTcaattaacagaagaaaaaatcaaa GTACGACAGCTTGAGTCAGCACTAAATGTTTGTAAGGAAGAAGTTGCGCTGTATTTGAGCCAgtcacaagaaaataaacagatgtTTGAAAATCATCTGAAAGAAAGGTCTGAAGAG CTTCattatttacagaaagaaataaaaataaaaggtcagAATATTCAGGACATGAGTGAACAAAACATTCTCTTGCAACAAACTTTGCATCATCAGCAGCAAATGTTACAGCAAGAAACTATTAGAAATGGAGAGCTGGAAGATAATCAAATTAAACTTGAAAAACAG GTATCCAATTTGGAAAAAGagcttcagaaacagaaagcatGTGCAGAAAATAAGTTGAGAAATGTGGAGGAGAAACTGCGCCTAGCTGCTCACGAAGCAGATTTAAACACAAAGAAGGTGGATGAACTTAATTCTACAATCAG ACAGATGAAATTGGAGATGGCTCAGTGCAAGAATGAACTTACTGGcatggaaaaagcagcagtccAATTAAAACAAGATGGTGCAAACAAAGCACTGCAGATAAATCAGTTGGATATCACTCTGGAAGAAGCAAGATCAGAGCTCAATAAAAAGGCAAACGAGG TGAATGATTTTGAAGATAAGCTGCTTCAAACTGAGACTTGCCACAGGAAAGCCTTACAGAAAATAGCAGAATTGGAATCTGCATTACAGAATGCTTGTGGAGAATTAAAGATCACTTTAACACAGCTTCAGGAGTTGCAAGATGCATTACAGAATGCACAGTCCTCCCTGGAGGAGAAGAACATTGCTATCATGGATCTAACAACTGAGCTCAG GTATTGCAAGGATGAAATTGAAGACAAAAAGCAGGAACTCCTTGTCATGGACCAAGCACTGAAAGAAAGGAATTGGGAGCTGAAACAAAGAGTAGCTCAG ATTACACAATTGGATATGACAGTTCATGAGCATAAGGGAGAAATGGAGCAACAAATAATTCAATTACAGTGCAATTTACAGAAGTCAGAGTTGGAAATTAAGGAATGCAATAAACAG aTTGAGAGCTTAGAGAAGAAACTTCAGCGTTCTAAAGATGAGATTCGTGAAAAAGAGTTTGAATTGCTCCAGagaaatcaggaaataaatcagctgaagaaaaaaaaatga
- the CCDC18 gene encoding coiled-coil domain-containing protein 18 isoform X2, which translates to MLPMECSMWTCSKSDAHDDLLANVETLQNQLRRTEKNLQTVEKELSSTSEHYSHCFDEVIDVPLKDFVQPNYDCQGFSSLKKNCGRTSRQDFQRKSKSYSVSTTLGKTVEENEHLQEKLDALHEQNASLTSQNYYLKNRVETMNFELMQSKTKISYLEAALATHLVSIPKLKEQIVNLEAEVSAQDKILKAHQQRNEALLNVEEMTRAFTKCKAEITEKLERAKAEEVVLGERLISCEKEKEKLNEKCISYQKDLHILEEQLRQLKKENHNTKEEIKALEAKNMEMTVMLSQSDQKIIKLESELAEKEIVLKEKDALISENEELTALTAQQHNHLKLCRQEIEVSREELNILETIISQLSLSPSGEVKWHPFKQQLLSSSTEATSESCGESSKPLIADLSIKLAMKGAEIQKPGENLTICTGADHLANGNEGQENSRLCDLETEPVKLIRNAGERRKYQQLELISKQFEKVRQKFQKEVEKLRTKLIKADEENSALRTSMAQRTSQFQIIQEDLLKKASKTNSLEREIRKKSSQLSALEKQLEEKTIAYSTAAERNAELEQELMGKNRCIHELETTISEEHEKITSAFENEKLLHLEQHKEMERQIDLLQTQLETIHQQYIEQEKIISMLQQEVIQKQHHIESLDELLIGNREEMENQNIKKDQGLKMLESQLTEEKIKVRQLESALNVCKEEVALYLSQSQENKQMFENHLKERSEELHYLQKEIKIKGQNIQDMSEQNILLQQTLHHQQQMLQQETIRNGELEDNQIKLEKQVSNLEKELQKQKACAENKLRNVEEKLRLAAHEADLNTKKVDELNSTIRQMKLEMAQCKNELTGMEKAAVQLKQDGANKALQINQLDITLEEARSELNKKANEVNDFEDKLLQTETCHRKALQKIAELESALQNACGELKITLTQLQELQDALQNAQSSLEEKNIAIMDLTTELRYCKDEIEDKKQELLVMDQALKERNWELKQRVAQITQLDMTVHEHKGEMEQQIIQLQCNLQKSELEIKECNKQIESLEKKLQRSKDEIREKEFELLQRNQEINQLKKKK; encoded by the exons ATGTTACCAATGGAATGTAGTATGTGGACTTGCTCTAAAAGTGATGCTCACGACGACCTGCTCGCAAATGTAGAGACATTACAGAATCAGCTGaggagaactgaaaaaaatctacaaacTGTAGAAAAAGAGCTATCCAG TACAAGTGAACATTACAGCCACTGCTTCGATGAGGTGATAGACGTCCCTCTGAAGGACTTTGTACAGCCGAATTACGATTGTCAAGGATTTTCCAGCTTGAAGAAGAATTGTGGTAGAACATCTCGCCAggattttcaaagaaaatccaaa TCTTACTCAGTATCCACAACTTTGGGTAAAactgtggaagaaaatgaacatcTTCAGGAGAAGTTGGATGCCCTTCATGAGCAAAATGCATCTTTGACTTCTCAGAACTACTACCTAAAGAACAGAGTGGAAACAATGAACTTTGAATTGATGCAATCAAAAACAAAA atttcataCCTTGAGGCTGCTTTAGCTACACATTTAGTCAGCATTCCAAAGTTGAAAGAACAGATTGTAAATTTGGAAGCAGAAGTTTCAGCTCAAGATAAAATTCTGAA AGCACATCAGCAAAGAAATGAAGCTTTGTTGAATGTGGAGGAGATGACAAGAGCTTTCACAAAGTGTAAAgcagaaataactgaaaaactAGAAAGG GCTAAAGCTGAAGAAGTAGTCTTGGGAGAACGTTTAATTagttgtgaaaaagaaaaagagaagttgaATGAGAAGTGTATCAGCTACCAAAAGGATCTACACATCCTAGAAGAGCAACTAAG acaattaaagaaagagaatcacaacacaaaagaagaaattaaagctCTAGAGGCAAAGAACATGGAAATGACAGTAATGCTGAGTCAGTCTGATCAGAAGATCATCAAGCTTGAGAGTGAActtgctgaaaaagaaatagtaCTTAAAGAGAAAGATGCTCTAATAAGTGAAAATGAAGAGCTGACAGCACTTACTGCACAGCAACATAACCACTTGAAATTATGTCGTCAAGAAATAGAGGTTTCAAGGGAAGAGCTCAATATACTAGAAACCATTATTTCTCAGTTGTCTTTAAGCCCATCTGGAGAG GTTAAATGGCACCCTTTCAAACAGCAGCTATTGAGTTCCTCAACAGAAGCTACCTCTGAATCTTGTGGTGAATCAAGTAAACCTTTGATTGCAGATCTAAG CATTAAACTGGCAATGAAAGGAGCAGAAATTCAAAAGCCTGGTGAAAACTTAACTATCTGTACTGGAGCTGATCATCTTGCGAATGGTAATGAAGGACAAGAAAACAGCAGGTTGTGTGACCTGGAAACAGAACCTGTCAAATTGATCAGAAATGCAGGAG agaggagaaaatatcAACAGTTGGAACTTATAAGCAAACAATTTGAAAAGGTGAGGCAAAAATTCCAGAAAGAGGTAGAGAAGCTACGCACTAAGCTGATAAAAGCAGATGAAGAGAATTCTGCCTTGAGGACCAGCATGGCTCAAAGAACCAGTCAGTTTCAAATCATACAAGAAGACCTATTGAAGAAGGCTTCAAAAACTAATAGCTTAGAGAGAGAA ataaGAAAGAAGTCTTCTCAGCTTTCTGCACTTGAGAAACAGTTGGAAGAAAAGACTATTGCTTATTccactgctgcagaaagaaacGCTGAGTTGGAACAGGAACTCATG ggaaaaaacagatgCATTCATGAGCTGGAAACGACTATCAGTGAAGAACATGAGAAAATaacttctgcttttgaaaatgaaaagttgcTTCACCTtgagcagcacaaagaaatgGAGAGACAGATTGACCTA CTTCAGACACAGCTGGAGACAATACATCAACAATACAttgaacaagagaaaataatatctATGTTACAACAAGAGGTTATACAGAAACAGCATCACATTGAATCATTGGATGAGCTGCTAATAGGAAATAGAGAG gaaatggaaaatcaaaatatcaaGAAAGATCAAGGATTGAAGATGCTGGAAAGTcaattaacagaagaaaaaatcaaa GTACGACAGCTTGAGTCAGCACTAAATGTTTGTAAGGAAGAAGTTGCGCTGTATTTGAGCCAgtcacaagaaaataaacagatgtTTGAAAATCATCTGAAAGAAAGGTCTGAAGAG CTTCattatttacagaaagaaataaaaataaaaggtcagAATATTCAGGACATGAGTGAACAAAACATTCTCTTGCAACAAACTTTGCATCATCAGCAGCAAATGTTACAGCAAGAAACTATTAGAAATGGAGAGCTGGAAGATAATCAAATTAAACTTGAAAAACAG GTATCCAATTTGGAAAAAGagcttcagaaacagaaagcatGTGCAGAAAATAAGTTGAGAAATGTGGAGGAGAAACTGCGCCTAGCTGCTCACGAAGCAGATTTAAACACAAAGAAGGTGGATGAACTTAATTCTACAATCAG ACAGATGAAATTGGAGATGGCTCAGTGCAAGAATGAACTTACTGGcatggaaaaagcagcagtccAATTAAAACAAGATGGTGCAAACAAAGCACTGCAGATAAATCAGTTGGATATCACTCTGGAAGAAGCAAGATCAGAGCTCAATAAAAAGGCAAACGAGG TGAATGATTTTGAAGATAAGCTGCTTCAAACTGAGACTTGCCACAGGAAAGCCTTACAGAAAATAGCAGAATTGGAATCTGCATTACAGAATGCTTGTGGAGAATTAAAGATCACTTTAACACAGCTTCAGGAGTTGCAAGATGCATTACAGAATGCACAGTCCTCCCTGGAGGAGAAGAACATTGCTATCATGGATCTAACAACTGAGCTCAG GTATTGCAAGGATGAAATTGAAGACAAAAAGCAGGAACTCCTTGTCATGGACCAAGCACTGAAAGAAAGGAATTGGGAGCTGAAACAAAGAGTAGCTCAG ATTACACAATTGGATATGACAGTTCATGAGCATAAGGGAGAAATGGAGCAACAAATAATTCAATTACAGTGCAATTTACAGAAGTCAGAGTTGGAAATTAAGGAATGCAATAAACAG aTTGAGAGCTTAGAGAAGAAACTTCAGCGTTCTAAAGATGAGATTCGTGAAAAAGAGTTTGAATTGCTCCAGagaaatcaggaaataaatcagctgaagaaaaaaaaatga
- the CCDC18 gene encoding coiled-coil domain-containing protein 18 isoform X4: MEREHMLQRYQKGYKNLQIELIEQSKQERRAHQQRNEALLNVEEMTRAFTKCKAEITEKLERAKAEEVVLGERLISCEKEKEKLNEKCISYQKDLHILEEQLRQLKKENHNTKEEIKALEAKNMEMTVMLSQSDQKIIKLESELAEKEIVLKEKDALISENEELTALTAQQHNHLKLCRQEIEVSREELNILETIISQLSLSPSGEVKWHPFKQQLLSSSTEATSESCGESSKPLIADLSIKLAMKGAEIQKPGENLTICTGADHLANGNEGQENSRLCDLETEPVKLIRNAGERRKYQQLELISKQFEKVRQKFQKEVEKLRTKLIKADEENSALRTSMAQRTSQFQIIQEDLLKKASKTNSLEREIRKKSSQLSALEKQLEEKTIAYSTAAERNAELEQELMGKNRCIHELETTISEEHEKITSAFENEKLLHLEQHKEMERQIDLLQTQLETIHQQYIEQEKIISMLQQEVIQKQHHIESLDELLIGNREEMENQNIKKDQGLKMLESQLTEEKIKVRQLESALNVCKEEVALYLSQSQENKQMFENHLKERSEELHYLQKEIKIKGQNIQDMSEQNILLQQTLHHQQQMLQQETIRNGELEDNQIKLEKQVSNLEKELQKQKACAENKLRNVEEKLRLAAHEADLNTKKVDELNSTIRQMKLEMAQCKNELTGMEKAAVQLKQDGANKALQINQLDITLEEARSELNKKANEVNDFEDKLLQTETCHRKALQKIAELESALQNACGELKITLTQLQELQDALQNAQSSLEEKNIAIMDLTTELRYCKDEIEDKKQELLVMDQALKERNWELKQRVAQITQLDMTVHEHKGEMEQQIIQLQCNLQKSELEIKECNKQIESLEKKLQRSKDEIREKEFELLQRNQEINQLKKKK, encoded by the exons ATGGAAAGAGAACACATGTTGCAAAGATATCAAAAGGGCTATAAAAATCTGCAAATTGAATTAATTGAACAAAGCAAGCAAGAAAGGAG AGCACATCAGCAAAGAAATGAAGCTTTGTTGAATGTGGAGGAGATGACAAGAGCTTTCACAAAGTGTAAAgcagaaataactgaaaaactAGAAAGG GCTAAAGCTGAAGAAGTAGTCTTGGGAGAACGTTTAATTagttgtgaaaaagaaaaagagaagttgaATGAGAAGTGTATCAGCTACCAAAAGGATCTACACATCCTAGAAGAGCAACTAAG acaattaaagaaagagaatcacaacacaaaagaagaaattaaagctCTAGAGGCAAAGAACATGGAAATGACAGTAATGCTGAGTCAGTCTGATCAGAAGATCATCAAGCTTGAGAGTGAActtgctgaaaaagaaatagtaCTTAAAGAGAAAGATGCTCTAATAAGTGAAAATGAAGAGCTGACAGCACTTACTGCACAGCAACATAACCACTTGAAATTATGTCGTCAAGAAATAGAGGTTTCAAGGGAAGAGCTCAATATACTAGAAACCATTATTTCTCAGTTGTCTTTAAGCCCATCTGGAGAG GTTAAATGGCACCCTTTCAAACAGCAGCTATTGAGTTCCTCAACAGAAGCTACCTCTGAATCTTGTGGTGAATCAAGTAAACCTTTGATTGCAGATCTAAG CATTAAACTGGCAATGAAAGGAGCAGAAATTCAAAAGCCTGGTGAAAACTTAACTATCTGTACTGGAGCTGATCATCTTGCGAATGGTAATGAAGGACAAGAAAACAGCAGGTTGTGTGACCTGGAAACAGAACCTGTCAAATTGATCAGAAATGCAGGAG agaggagaaaatatcAACAGTTGGAACTTATAAGCAAACAATTTGAAAAGGTGAGGCAAAAATTCCAGAAAGAGGTAGAGAAGCTACGCACTAAGCTGATAAAAGCAGATGAAGAGAATTCTGCCTTGAGGACCAGCATGGCTCAAAGAACCAGTCAGTTTCAAATCATACAAGAAGACCTATTGAAGAAGGCTTCAAAAACTAATAGCTTAGAGAGAGAA ataaGAAAGAAGTCTTCTCAGCTTTCTGCACTTGAGAAACAGTTGGAAGAAAAGACTATTGCTTATTccactgctgcagaaagaaacGCTGAGTTGGAACAGGAACTCATG ggaaaaaacagatgCATTCATGAGCTGGAAACGACTATCAGTGAAGAACATGAGAAAATaacttctgcttttgaaaatgaaaagttgcTTCACCTtgagcagcacaaagaaatgGAGAGACAGATTGACCTA CTTCAGACACAGCTGGAGACAATACATCAACAATACAttgaacaagagaaaataatatctATGTTACAACAAGAGGTTATACAGAAACAGCATCACATTGAATCATTGGATGAGCTGCTAATAGGAAATAGAGAG gaaatggaaaatcaaaatatcaaGAAAGATCAAGGATTGAAGATGCTGGAAAGTcaattaacagaagaaaaaatcaaa GTACGACAGCTTGAGTCAGCACTAAATGTTTGTAAGGAAGAAGTTGCGCTGTATTTGAGCCAgtcacaagaaaataaacagatgtTTGAAAATCATCTGAAAGAAAGGTCTGAAGAG CTTCattatttacagaaagaaataaaaataaaaggtcagAATATTCAGGACATGAGTGAACAAAACATTCTCTTGCAACAAACTTTGCATCATCAGCAGCAAATGTTACAGCAAGAAACTATTAGAAATGGAGAGCTGGAAGATAATCAAATTAAACTTGAAAAACAG GTATCCAATTTGGAAAAAGagcttcagaaacagaaagcatGTGCAGAAAATAAGTTGAGAAATGTGGAGGAGAAACTGCGCCTAGCTGCTCACGAAGCAGATTTAAACACAAAGAAGGTGGATGAACTTAATTCTACAATCAG ACAGATGAAATTGGAGATGGCTCAGTGCAAGAATGAACTTACTGGcatggaaaaagcagcagtccAATTAAAACAAGATGGTGCAAACAAAGCACTGCAGATAAATCAGTTGGATATCACTCTGGAAGAAGCAAGATCAGAGCTCAATAAAAAGGCAAACGAGG TGAATGATTTTGAAGATAAGCTGCTTCAAACTGAGACTTGCCACAGGAAAGCCTTACAGAAAATAGCAGAATTGGAATCTGCATTACAGAATGCTTGTGGAGAATTAAAGATCACTTTAACACAGCTTCAGGAGTTGCAAGATGCATTACAGAATGCACAGTCCTCCCTGGAGGAGAAGAACATTGCTATCATGGATCTAACAACTGAGCTCAG GTATTGCAAGGATGAAATTGAAGACAAAAAGCAGGAACTCCTTGTCATGGACCAAGCACTGAAAGAAAGGAATTGGGAGCTGAAACAAAGAGTAGCTCAG ATTACACAATTGGATATGACAGTTCATGAGCATAAGGGAGAAATGGAGCAACAAATAATTCAATTACAGTGCAATTTACAGAAGTCAGAGTTGGAAATTAAGGAATGCAATAAACAG aTTGAGAGCTTAGAGAAGAAACTTCAGCGTTCTAAAGATGAGATTCGTGAAAAAGAGTTTGAATTGCTCCAGagaaatcaggaaataaatcagctgaagaaaaaaaaatga